The DNA segment AGACGACTGTTGCAGTCTTGCGGCGAGATTTGCCGCTCTGCCTGAGGACGTGGTTACAATCAGCACCGTCAGCCGACTGAGCTTGAACAGCTTTCGGAAATAGCCGGACGACTGGGCCATCTGATAGGCTTGGAGCTTTCGGCGAAGGCGTCGAAGAGACTCACTGCCAGTATCCAGTTCCAGACAGAAGTGGTACAGCAGTCGGTTGATGGCGTATCGACCATACCCGTCCGGCCTCGGCATGACTGCCAACGGTAATTTGGTCGTCTGGCAGGTATTAAGGAAGGCGTATTCGTTAAGCCAGGAGATCCATTCACCTCCGGGGGTTTTCAAACAGTGGCGGATGAATGAGGCGGCGAAGTCGCTGATGGCGAGATCGTGCCCCAGTGTACTGTCGGGCATTCGCTGTATTCGACGTCGGCGGCGCAGCAACGTATCCGAATCACGGCTGTTTGTCGATGCCAAGTGGCTGATAGCTTCTCGGCCGAGATAGTAGATGGCAGGTGCGGAGCCTGACTGAACCGGCAGGAAGCGCCGTTCCACTAAACCGGCGTCGAACAATTGCCTCAGTCGACGATTGATCCGGGTCACACACGGCCAGTCCAGAAGCAGTTGCAGCTGCTCCCGAGTGAGAAGCAGATGCTGGTCAAGCAAAATGAGAATCTCCTGATCCCGATCAGTCAATACCAAGCGGGGAGCACTCTGCCGTCTGAAAGGGTTGGCTCTCATCAGAATCCCCCTTCGTGATAGCCGGGCGGCAAGTCATGATTGCCTCTGTCCGGCTCAGTTTCGGACGCCGGTTTCGCGTATTCCGGCAGTACCTCTGATTTGGGCGTTTCACTAAGATTGGAGTGTTCATCACGAGATGCCGGTGGCCACGTTACACCGCCGACGTTGCGGTACATTTGACGGACCATTGGCTCCTCGGTCCGATTGAGCTTCTCTGGAATCGGGAGATGGTCAATTGAAACCTGGCGGGCCGGTTTCCCGCCGACAAAGACCATCGCCTCACCAACTCCGAGCCGGGCTATACGGCTTCTGAGTAACTCCCGTTCTTCCCCTTGCAGTTCTGCCGTTACGGTCTTGAGATTCTCGGCGTCCATGCGGAAGCAGCAGCGGACCGCGCAGTTGGTGAGAATGGTTGAGCGCATTGCTCGGTCCATACCGGTCAGCGATTGCCCGCTCAGGACGACCGGAATCTTCAACTTGCGAAACTCGTTTAAGGCCGGGGCAATGATCTCGTGTACTCCGGCCAAGGCATTGAATTCGTCGATTATTAGAGTCGACAGGTGGCGCTCCGGCTCCGGAATGGGCAAACGCGCGAAGGCGGCCTGTTGCTCGACTGCCAGAACGATACTGGCGACTAGTTCAGCATCCCGCCCGAGAATGCCCTTATTGAGGTCAAAGAGAACGAGTATGCGATCATTCAGGCATTGGAACAGGTCAAGGTCGGACGCATTCGATCCGAACATGACGCGGAGTTTGGGATCGGCCAGAAAGGTACTGAGTCGCGGGAGGAAAACCTGCGTGTAGAAGTCCCGCATGGAATCCGACAGGTGAAGCCAGCGATTGAGGAAGTAATTACGGCAGGCTTCATTGCGAACAGTCTGACAATGGTGATGCAACAGGGCTGGATTCCTAAGTAGCGGCTCAGTCATCGTCAGGGGCAGACCATGCTCGGCCATAAGACAGAAAGTGTTGGCTATCAATTCACTTGAGGGCGCACCCCAGGTTGCCTCGGGCCATTGACGGCGGAGCATCAATTCCATGTGCTGCCCGACTCGATGCGGTTTGGCCCATGTCACTTTGGCCAGCGGATTGAATCGAACCACCGGGGCCTGGTCATCAAAGGAGACGACGAGGATTCTGCCTAAGACTCGCTTGGGCAGGATGCCGGTGGTGACTAACCGGGCTACCAGCGAGAGAAACTTGGGAACAGCGTCATGAATGTCGACCATCAGTCCCCCATAGCCATGCATGAGCAGGCTCACGAGGAACACGAATATCAAAGACGTTTTCCCGCCACCGGACGAGCCCAGTGAGACAACGTGGCGTTGCAAATCAGACAATTCGATGGCGAACGGCTCAATGACTCGACGATCTGTCAAGGCGCTTGCCTCTCCGATCTGCAATCGTCCCGCACCCGGACTCGCATTCGACTTCGCCGACCGCGGTCGAGCCAACAGCCGTTCAAATA comes from the Candidatus Zixiibacteriota bacterium genome and includes:
- a CDS encoding replication-relaxation family protein — encoded protein: MLDQHLLLTREQLQLLLDWPCVTRINRRLRQLFDAGLVERRFLPVQSGSAPAIYYLGREAISHLASTNSRDSDTLLRRRRRIQRMPDSTLGHDLAISDFAASFIRHCLKTPGGEWISWLNEYAFLNTCQTTKLPLAVMPRPDGYGRYAINRLLYHFCLELDTGSESLRRLRRKLQAYQMAQSSGYFRKLFKLSRLTVLIVTTSSGRAANLAARLQQSSSLRVLVGTLPQVTHNPLFGSVWNMPGQQTTTSLHRQEVTKERG